In Thermocrinis sp., the DNA window GCCCGCTATGTCAAGGGCCACTTTTGTGGCTGGAAACATGTAAACCTTAGTGTTGAGCTCCTCAAGGATCTTCCAATCCTCTTCAGGTATTATATCCACGTCTGTATTTATTATAACAGTTCCATTTTCCTTAAGTCCAGAGTAAAAGGGCATGGTGTAGGACTTTCCGTGAGTTATAACCTGGGGATGGTAGATCATTATCACGTTTGGATAGACCACCTCTCCCACTTCGTAGATTGGCTGATCTGAAACCCTTACGTAAGCTTCCACCGGAGCCATCCTCTTTTCAGACCCAAAGAAGGGAACCAATGTAGCATACTTTCCTGCAGCGGACATAGCATTTCCAAGAATATGGGCGGAGGTGACCACCCCCTGCCCACCAACACCTGCTATTCTGATGTTATACCTTTTCATGCCTTTACCTCCTCAGGCTTCCTTTCTATCTCCTCAAAAAATTCTCTGACTTCGTCGGTCATCCATTCGTAAAAGGCAAAGTCTTGTTTTTCTCTCTTCCTTGCATCTTCAAGAACCTTTTCTGTGGGTATGGAATACTCTATGTTGCAAGAGGTGTATGCGTGTATGAAGGTTGGTCCAAAGTGCCTTGCGGCAAGGATGGCTCTCTTTACGGTCTTTGCTATTCTTTTGGGATTTGTAGGTGCAAGTTTTGCTACATAAACGCATCCTGCAGTTTTTGCCAGCTCTACTGCGTTTATTTTGTCAAACTGTTTACCCTTTGGTGCCATCTTAAGCTGAACACCCTTTGGAGACATTCCGCTCTCTTGACCTCCAGTGTTTCCGTAAACTTCATTGTCCACCATTATGGTTGTGAATTTTTCCCTTCTGAACCAAGAGTGCATGGTCATACCAAAGCCTATGTCTATAAGACCCCCATCACCAGCTATGACTACTACGTCTTTGTGCTTGTCTGGGAACCTGATGGTAAGTGCTCTCTTTAGCCCAGAAGCTACCGCGTTTGTGTCTCCGTAATTTCCGTAGATAAAGGGCACTGCTGCCTGAGAAAGGGCAAGCCTTGCACATCCTGCGGTGCCTATGACTATGGTATCCTCTGGATTAGGCAAAGATGCATAAAAGATCCTTATGAAGTAAGCCATAAAACATCCAGCGCACATTGGATGCTCTTCTACTAGCTCTTTAAACTGCCCAAGCTGTTGCACATCTATCTGTTTGCCAAACTGCCCATATTTGACCAGGTCCACATAATCCTTGGGCATATATCTTTCAAAACCTGGAGAAATCCTTACATATTCCAAGCCCATGATAACACCTCCTTTTTAGTTTTTTAAACTACTACTTTCTTTTCCTTCTTTATACCAAGGGCAGAGTATATTTTTTCCATAATAAGTTCCACTGGCAAGGTCATACCACCGTAAACCCTTGGACCACCTATAACCTTATCGTTGTCTGGAATGGCAGCCTTAATTTCTCTGGCTAACCATCCTACTATGTTGTGCTCTGGAACTATTACAGCCTTTGCCTTTTTAAGTACTTCCCTTATTTCTTTTTCTGGGAATGGTCTTATGGATTTGACTTTAACAAGGCCAACATTTAGGCCTTCCATCTGTGAGTATCTTACCGCTTCCCTTCCTTGCGCTGCTGCACAGCCGGAAGCCACTATGAATACCTCCGCATCAGGATTTACCACCTCTATGGGACCTCCAAGATACTTGTATATGTATTTCATAGCCCTTATGTTGGATGCCCAAACTTCCTGTTGCCACACAGCGTGTATCAGATAGCTCATAAAGTTAGACTTCTGAACTGGTGCATCCCTTTGGATCCTTGCGGGCGGTATTTCGCAGTCGGTGGGTGGAACGGGTGCCTTATATGGGTCCCTTGGGGGCAGTTTCATATCTTCTGGGGTCATATTCACATAACCCTTTGCGTGAGTGACGAAGAATCCTTCGGTGCAAACTGCCACGGGTATATAAACATCCACCTTTTCGGATATGACAAAGCTTGCCAAAGTGAAATCAAAGACATCTTGTTGATTTTCTGCGTGCAAAACTATTATACCGCAGTTTAGAAGGTAGGCGATCTCCACGTTGTCTGGCTGTATGGAAAGGGGAGCATTGACTACTCTGGTGAGAACTCCAAGCACCGCAGGAATCCTGTGCCCAGGCCAAGAGGCTATTGCTTCAAGTCCTCTCAAAAGACCAGGTCCTGAGGTAGCAGAAAATGCCCTTGCACCACCTCTCACTGCACCAGCTATGGCAGACATAGCACCGTATTCCTCTTCTGCTCTGTAGTAGTCCTTAAGATAGCCCTGAGCCCATAAATCTCCAACCAAGTGCATAACTTCAGACTGAGGAGTAATGGGATAGGCTATGGCTATATCTACGTTGGCACGCTTGACCGCCTCTGCCATAGCTTGGGCACCTGTTATAAACTTTCGCTCCCTTGGAGCTTCTAAAAGAAGATAATCTGCATCTACAACCCTTTGCTCTGGCATGATTTTACCTCCAAGTTTATTCGCTTTCTTCTACAGTCTCGCCTTTTTTAGGCATAAGAAGGTATAAGTATTCTCCATAATCTAGTGCAGAGAGGGTTTCGTATTTTTCAGGTGGGAGGGATGGATTTTCTGGAGGAAGCTTTGGTTCCCACTCAATACCAAGCTCTTTCCTCACTTGCACAAGCACATCCCTGAACTTTCTTATCTCTTCTGCATGCACATCCCTTAGAGAGACCATAGCGTCTTCGTGACCCATTTCTGCACACAAGGCTATTGTAAAACAGTTAGTTCCTGCTCTTATCATCCTAAGAGAAAGGTTCGCGTAATGACAATGAACTCCTACAAAAATACAGGCTTCTATTTTATTGTGAAGTATGGTAAGGTTTGGATGGTTGGGATTTATTTCTGCCTCTGGGTCTATTTTGGGATACTTAGGTCTGTAGTCTGGCATAGGAATAATTCTGCAATTGGGAATTTCCATTGCAAGCTCCAACACAGCCTTAGCCTTTTCCATAGCTCCGGCGTTCCATCCCCACAGAACCAAGGGTCCGGGGAATATGGTAGGATTTCTGCGTGTGAGCAAAGCCTTTGCCGCTTCCCTCATAGCCACTTCTTCATCCACTATTTCACCGTAAAGCAAAGCCTTACCTGGTGGAGGTAACTCTACTCCCTCAAAGGCAGCTGGGATGGGCATATAACCAAAAGGTCCAGGTACAACTCGCATAGGCATTTCTTACCTCCTTCTTCTCGGATTATCAAAAAATTAGCATATACTGAAAAGCTGTCAAGGGTAAATAGTATGATTTTTGTCATACTTTTTTTTGTAAAGTGCCCTTTTACGGGCTAAAATTCCGCTCAGGGACGTATATACGATTATTCTCCATCCTTTACTCCTAGCTCCTTCATTTTCTTTCTTCTTATCTCTTCATACTTAGGGTCTATTTTCTTGTAGAGGAAATTGGAGATGAACACTATGATCAGAAGGAGTGGTATACTGATTATTACCAATAGGATCAGCAATTTAACTATGAATAGGACCCAACCAAGCAAGCTATCCATCGCTTACTACTAAATTTATAAGCTTGTCTTTCACATAAACAACCTTCAGTATCCTCTTATCTTCTATGAGTTTTTTTATCCTCTCGTTTGCCATGACCGCATCTTTTGCCACGTGCTCTTGTGCTCCCACGGGCAACCTTATATGGCCTCTTAGTTTTCCGTTTATCTGGACTGGGATTTCAACTTCCTCCACTTTGAGAGCTTCCTCGTCTGGCTCTGGGAATGGATAGTGCATAAGTAACTTTTCATATCCCAGTCTGCTCCACAGCTCCTCGCATATGTGGGGTGTAATTGGATACAGCATGAAAAGAATAATCTCTAAGCCTTCTCTTAAGACTTTGTAATCTTCATCTTTCTCCGGCTTGAAATTCTGAATTGCATTCACCAGCTCCATGATGCTGGCTATAGCGGTGTTGAAAGAGAGCTCCTCCATGTCCTGAAGATACTTTTTTAGGGTCTGATGGACCTTCCTTCTAATTTCTTTTACCTTTCCATGAACATGGGCAAGCTCTTCTTTTGAATATGTTAAGCTCTTTATATCATCAAGCCTTTCGTGAAAGTAATTCCAAAGTCTTCTCAAAAATCTATAGGCTCCTTGAACTCCCTCGTCGGTCCATTCAAAATCCTTTTCCACAGGCCCAGCAAAAAGTATGTATAGCCTTATGGTATCCGCACCAAAGCTTTGCACCGCAAACTCTGGGTCCACAGTGTTAGCCTTTGACTTGGACATCTTGGCAGGTTCTCCTATTTTACTTTCCACGCTTTTTATTAGTCCTTCGTCATACATATCAAGCCTTTCAAGAAGTAGTCTAAAGTTGTCTCCCAAGGAGAGTTTGTTCTCTTTCAAAAATTCCATTATTCGCATATTATCTATTATAAAATTCTATATGCTCAGAATTGCTCTACCGAAGGGAAGGCTTTTTGAAGAAAGCGTTGAGTTTTTGAAAAGCAGGGGGATTATCCAAAGCACTTTTCAAGAAGGGAGAAAGCTCCAGGTTCAGGTTGAAGACTACGAGTTTTTACTGGTAAAGCCCTTTGACGTGCCCGTTTATGTAGAAAACGGTGTGGCGGACTTGGGAGTGGTTGGTTATGACGTGCTTTTGGAAAGAGAGCCGGATGTTTATGAGCTATTTGACCTTGGTATAGGCTTTTGCAGGTTGGTAGTGGCAGGAAGGCAAGAAAAATACGACTACTACAGGACTTCTTCCTGTTTAAGAGTTGCGACAAAGTATTCAAGGATAACAAAAAACTTTTTTTTGGAAAAGGGCATAAAGGCTAAGGTAATACACCTAAATGGTTCTGTAGAGCTTGCCCCCCTTCTTAATTTATCTGACGCCATAGTTGATTTGGTGCAAACCGGAAGGACCTTAAAGGAGAATAATTTAGTAATCTTTGAAGAGATCAGTCCATCAACCGCAAGGCTTATTTGCAACAGGGCAAGCTATCGCAACAAAAAAGAGCAGATA includes these proteins:
- a CDS encoding 2-oxoacid:acceptor oxidoreductase family protein; its protein translation is MKRYNIRIAGVGGQGVVTSAHILGNAMSAAGKYATLVPFFGSEKRMAPVEAYVRVSDQPIYEVGEVVYPNVIMIYHPQVITHGKSYTMPFYSGLKENGTVIINTDVDIIPEEDWKILEELNTKVYMFPATKVALDIAGTELATNMAMIGLFFGITRIVGFEHIEQAVRERFLGNTFVASGGTTALDSAIEKKFKKKMELLEKNMQVIREAFRIAEERGWVEEEAYTR
- a CDS encoding thiamine pyrophosphate-dependent enzyme, producing the protein MGLEYVRISPGFERYMPKDYVDLVKYGQFGKQIDVQQLGQFKELVEEHPMCAGCFMAYFIRIFYASLPNPEDTIVIGTAGCARLALSQAAVPFIYGNYGDTNAVASGLKRALTIRFPDKHKDVVVIAGDGGLIDIGFGMTMHSWFRREKFTTIMVDNEVYGNTGGQESGMSPKGVQLKMAPKGKQFDKINAVELAKTAGCVYVAKLAPTNPKRIAKTVKRAILAARHFGPTFIHAYTSCNIEYSIPTEKVLEDARKREKQDFAFYEWMTDEVREFFEEIERKPEEVKA
- a CDS encoding transketolase C-terminal domain-containing protein, with product MPEQRVVDADYLLLEAPRERKFITGAQAMAEAVKRANVDIAIAYPITPQSEVMHLVGDLWAQGYLKDYYRAEEEYGAMSAIAGAVRGGARAFSATSGPGLLRGLEAIASWPGHRIPAVLGVLTRVVNAPLSIQPDNVEIAYLLNCGIIVLHAENQQDVFDFTLASFVISEKVDVYIPVAVCTEGFFVTHAKGYVNMTPEDMKLPPRDPYKAPVPPTDCEIPPARIQRDAPVQKSNFMSYLIHAVWQQEVWASNIRAMKYIYKYLGGPIEVVNPDAEVFIVASGCAAAQGREAVRYSQMEGLNVGLVKVKSIRPFPEKEIREVLKKAKAVIVPEHNIVGWLAREIKAAIPDNDKVIGGPRVYGGMTLPVELIMEKIYSALGIKKEKKVVV
- a CDS encoding carbon monoxide dehydrogenase beta subunit family protein encodes the protein MPMRVVPGPFGYMPIPAAFEGVELPPPGKALLYGEIVDEEVAMREAAKALLTRRNPTIFPGPLVLWGWNAGAMEKAKAVLELAMEIPNCRIIPMPDYRPKYPKIDPEAEINPNHPNLTILHNKIEACIFVGVHCHYANLSLRMIRAGTNCFTIALCAEMGHEDAMVSLRDVHAEEIRKFRDVLVQVRKELGIEWEPKLPPENPSLPPEKYETLSALDYGEYLYLLMPKKGETVEESE
- a CDS encoding class I tRNA ligase family protein, with the translated sequence MEFLKENKLSLGDNFRLLLERLDMYDEGLIKSVESKIGEPAKMSKSKANTVDPEFAVQSFGADTIRLYILFAGPVEKDFEWTDEGVQGAYRFLRRLWNYFHERLDDIKSLTYSKEELAHVHGKVKEIRRKVHQTLKKYLQDMEELSFNTAIASIMELVNAIQNFKPEKDEDYKVLREGLEIILFMLYPITPHICEELWSRLGYEKLLMHYPFPEPDEEALKVEEVEIPVQINGKLRGHIRLPVGAQEHVAKDAVMANERIKKLIEDKRILKVVYVKDKLINLVVSDG
- the hisG gene encoding ATP phosphoribosyltransferase, with the translated sequence MLRIALPKGRLFEESVEFLKSRGIIQSTFQEGRKLQVQVEDYEFLLVKPFDVPVYVENGVADLGVVGYDVLLEREPDVYELFDLGIGFCRLVVAGRQEKYDYYRTSSCLRVATKYSRITKNFFLEKGIKAKVIHLNGSVELAPLLNLSDAIVDLVQTGRTLKENNLVIFEEISPSTARLICNRASYRNKKEQIFQLISKLE